A stretch of Electrophorus electricus isolate fEleEle1 chromosome 3, fEleEle1.pri, whole genome shotgun sequence DNA encodes these proteins:
- the LOC118241079 gene encoding leukocyte elastase inhibitor-like: MDNLSHANNTFALDLYHALNKDKPSGNIFFSPLSISAALSMVYLGARGNTAEEMAKVMSFSSVPDVHTHFKALNSSINSPKASYILRLANRLFGEKTFSFLHDFLDSTQKFYQAELQAVDFIGSSEESRQLINHWVEEQTESKIKDLLKPGMVTGMTRLALVNAIYFKGNWLQRFNAQDTTEMPFQINKNEKRPVEMMYQKKKFPFNYIPEYRLRVLELPYVQEELSMLVLLPEEAGDGSDPLQKLESELTVDKLLEWTNPANMDAGTDINVHLPKFKLEEESSLKNTLTKMGMVSLFQCNSADLTGMSSTAGLFLSAVAHKAFVEVNEEGTEAAAATAGIVSFCMFREENFKADHPFLFFIRHNTTKSILFFGKFTGPA; the protein is encoded by the exons ATGGACAATCTGAGTCACGCTAACAACACCTTCGCTCTGGACTTGTACCACGCTTTGAATAAGGACAAACCTAGTGGAAACATCTTCTTCTCACCGCTGAGTATCAGCGCAGCACTTAGTATGGTCTACCTAGGTGCACGAGGGAACACTGCTGAAGAAATGGCTAAG GTCATGTCCTTCAGTTCTGTCCCTGATGTTCACACCCATTTCAAAGCTCTCAACTCTTCCATCAACAGTCCTAAAGCCTCCTACATCCTCAGGCTGGCCAACAGACTCTTTGGAGAGAAAACCTTTAGTTTCTTACAT GACTTTTTGGACTCCACTCAGAAGTTCTATCAAGCTGAGCTGCAGGCAGTTGACTTCATTGGATCATCAGAGGAGTCACGGCAGCTCATCAACCACTGGGTAGAAGAGCAGACTGAGA GTAAAATCAAAGATCTTCTGAAGCCAGGGATGGTCACTGGAATGACACGTCTTGCCCTTGTGAATGCTATCTACTTTAAAGGCAATTGGTTGCAAAGATTTAATGCTCAAGACACCACAGAAATGCCCTTTCAGATAAATAAG AATGAGAAGAGACCTGTAGAGATGATGTATCAGAAAAAGAAGTTCCCCTTCAACTACATCCCTGAGTACCGCCTGCGGGTTCTGGAGTTGCCGTATGTGCAGGAGGAACTGAGCATGCTGGTGCTTCTCCCTGAGGAGGCTGGGGATGGTTCTGACCCACTGCAGAAG CTGGAGAGTGAACTGACAGTGGATAAGCTGCTCGAATGGACCAATCCAGCCAACATGGACGCAGGGACAGACATTAATGTCCACCTCCCAAAATTCAAGCTGGAGGAGGAAAGTTCTCTGAAGAACACGTTAACTAAGATGGGCATGGTCTCTTTGTTCCAGTGCAATTCTGCAGATCTGACAGGCATGAGCAGCACTGCGggtctttttctgtctgcagTGGCCCACAAAGCCTTTGTGGAGGTGAATGAGGAAGGCACAGAGGCAGCTGCAGCCACAGCAGGCATTGTGAGTTTCTGCATGTTCAGAGAGGAGAACTTCAAGGCAGACCACCCCTTTCTGTTCTTCATCAGACACAACACCACCAAGAGCATTCTCTTTTTTGGCAAGTTCACGGGCCCAGCCTAG